The Methanoplanus sp. FWC-SCC4 genome has a window encoding:
- a CDS encoding molybdopterin-guanine dinucleotide biosynthesis protein MobB, which translates to MKIIHVAGTSNSGKTLFIHQLLDKMTVMFPGKVGVIKHLGHHIYDQVSDKDTSTHYEHGAAYVAGIDAEKAMVAIRNGKLSDMLDFLSDSGMEYTIIEGFKTEGFKKIIKGDLEAENCILRDPDVNTVINSLDNFDDYFTMQGIIKNLKNNTDISKAGAILSFNGIVREITGDEKTEYMDFYDYEKIDNLVNELKIDMEKVPGILGVRFHHNKGRLYAGEDVTYIAVIASHRQEAFTAMMNAIDILKEKLHDAGKELV; encoded by the coding sequence ATGAAAATAATACACGTTGCAGGAACCTCAAATTCCGGAAAAACCCTGTTCATACACCAGCTTCTTGACAAAATGACGGTAATGTTTCCGGGAAAAGTTGGAGTAATAAAACATCTCGGTCACCACATTTATGATCAGGTTTCCGATAAAGATACATCCACACATTATGAACACGGAGCAGCATATGTTGCCGGGATTGATGCAGAAAAAGCAATGGTTGCTATACGTAACGGAAAATTATCAGACATGCTGGACTTCCTCTCAGACTCCGGAATGGAATATACAATCATTGAAGGATTTAAAACAGAAGGATTTAAGAAAATTATCAAAGGAGATCTTGAGGCAGAAAACTGCATCCTTCGTGACCCGGATGTTAATACAGTCATTAATTCCCTTGATAATTTTGATGATTATTTCACCATGCAGGGGATAATAAAAAATCTGAAAAACAACACTGACATTTCAAAAGCCGGGGCCATACTATCATTCAACGGAATTGTACGTGAAATCACCGGTGATGAAAAAACCGAATATATGGACTTTTATGATTACGAGAAAATTGACAATCTTGTAAATGAACTAAAAATTGATATGGAGAAAGTCCCCGGAATTTTAGGTGTCAGGTTCCATCATAACAAAGGAAGATTGTACGCAGGAGAAGATGTTACATATATAGCCGTAATTGCATCACACAGGCAGGAAGCATTTACTGCAATGATGAATGCAATTGATATTTTAAAAGAAAAACTTCATGATGCCGGAAAAGAACTTGTCTAA
- the glmM gene encoding phosphoglucosamine mutase, with product MSEKILKKQLFGTNGVRGVIGKDMTPQLVMNIGLALGTIRKGKIAVGMDTRTSGPSLKSAVKAGILATGCDVVDLGILPTPALQYIVKNHFDAGAMITASHNPPEYNGVKVIDSDGTEMDDEETIKLETVLFSEKFDIKSWEEAGNEECIPEMINEYIEAVANSFPKINHDITIAVDPGSGPACLTTPPILTKLGCRVHTINGRPDGTFPGRLPEPSPEGLKGLSELVISTGAAFGVAHDGDADRAVFVDDTGEYLEENEEFALMQKYLCSNDSEGVIVTPVSTSKIVETIAESTNCRIVYTKVGSIYVARKMLELSGNGENVLFGGEGNGGLIFPRHQHCRDGGMSAAAMVALLSKEGKKLSELRKELPPRHMLRDKIFTENPDKVTELVSNAFTTEKLDLTDGIRINRKDSWALLRPSGTEPFMRLFVEAKTKDEAEEFKAIIFKSIQ from the coding sequence ATGTCTGAAAAAATATTGAAAAAACAACTTTTCGGAACTAACGGTGTCAGGGGAGTAATTGGAAAAGATATGACCCCGCAGCTTGTAATGAATATCGGGCTCGCCTTAGGAACAATCAGAAAAGGTAAAATTGCAGTTGGAATGGACACACGTACATCAGGGCCTTCACTTAAAAGCGCTGTCAAAGCAGGAATCCTTGCAACAGGATGTGATGTTGTTGACCTCGGCATCCTTCCAACCCCTGCACTTCAGTATATAGTAAAAAATCATTTTGATGCAGGTGCAATGATCACAGCCTCTCATAACCCTCCGGAATATAATGGTGTTAAAGTGATCGACTCTGATGGAACGGAGATGGATGATGAGGAAACAATAAAACTTGAAACTGTTCTTTTCTCAGAAAAATTCGATATTAAATCATGGGAAGAAGCCGGAAACGAAGAATGCATCCCTGAAATGATTAACGAGTACATAGAAGCAGTAGCAAATTCATTTCCTAAAATAAACCATGATATTACAATAGCTGTAGATCCGGGATCAGGACCTGCATGCCTCACCACCCCACCAATACTTACAAAACTGGGATGCAGAGTTCATACCATAAACGGACGGCCCGACGGCACTTTCCCAGGAAGACTTCCGGAACCATCTCCCGAAGGCCTGAAAGGATTATCCGAACTTGTAATATCAACAGGCGCTGCTTTTGGTGTCGCTCATGACGGCGATGCTGACAGAGCCGTATTTGTTGATGACACAGGAGAATATCTCGAAGAAAACGAGGAATTCGCATTAATGCAAAAATATCTTTGCAGCAATGATTCAGAAGGAGTCATAGTAACTCCTGTCAGCACATCAAAAATTGTGGAGACTATCGCAGAATCTACAAACTGCCGGATAGTTTATACTAAAGTTGGAAGTATCTACGTTGCCAGAAAAATGCTTGAACTTTCAGGTAACGGAGAAAATGTTTTATTCGGAGGGGAAGGTAACGGAGGTCTGATTTTCCCCAGGCATCAGCACTGTCGTGACGGAGGGATGTCAGCAGCGGCAATGGTGGCATTATTATCAAAAGAGGGAAAAAAGCTATCAGAACTTAGAAAAGAGCTGCCTCCACGCCATATGTTAAGAGACAAAATTTTTACAGAAAATCCTGATAAGGTTACTGAGCTGGTTTCAAATGCATTTACTACAGAAAAACTTGATTTGACTGACGGCATCAGAATAAACAGAAAGGACTCATGGGCACTTTTACGGCCTTCAGGGACAGAACCATTCATGAGACTCTTTGTTGAAGCAAAAACAAAAGATGAAGCGGAAGAATTCAAAGCAATTATTTTTAAATCAATTCAATAA